DNA from Azospirillum sp. TSH100:
CGCTGCCTGGACGGGTGCCGGCGCCGGCGTCGGTCCGACATAAATGCGGCCGGACGGGTTCGCCACCGTCCAGGGCCGTGGCAGGCCGCCCAGCGCCTCCGCCACCGCAAGGCCGGCCTGCGCCCCGTCCTCGTGGAAGCCGGCGCCGAAATAGGAGCCGGCAAACCAGGTCCGCCGCTTTCCTTGCAGGCTCCACAGCCGCTTCTGCGCCGCCAGCGCCTCCATCCCGAAAATGGGGTGGTCGTAGAGCACGCTGCGCAGGATGCTGCCTTCGCGCGGCGGGCGGATCGGGTTCAGCGTGACGAACAGATCGCGTTCCCTTGGCAGGAAGCCTTGTAGCCGGTTCATCCAGTAGGTGACGCACACGGCGTCGCGTTCCCCCTGCCGGCCGCCATCGCCCTGCTCGGCCAGATAGTTCCAGCTCGACCACACCGCCCGGCGCTTCGGCATCAGGGCGGCGTCGCTGTGCAGGATGGCAAGGTTGCGCTCATAGCCGAAGGCGCCCAGCAGCCGGCGCTCCTCCTCCCCGGCATCCTCCAGCAGGGACAGCGCCTGATCGGCGTGGGTGGCGATCACCACATGGTCGTGGGCGCGCACAACGCCGCGGCGGTCGCGCAGCAGCACACGGTTCTCCTCGCGGACGATTCCCTCCACCCCGCAATTCAGCCTCAGGGCGCCGGGCATGTCGGCCAGGATGCGCCCGACATAGCTGCGGCTGCCGCCCTCCACCGTGCGCCAGACCGGGCGGCCGGTGATCCTCAGCAGGCCGTGGTTGTCGCAGAAGCGGATGAAGGCGGCGGCGGGATGGCCGCGCATCGAGTCCGCCGGGGTCGACCAGATGGCGGCGGCCATCGGCAGCAGATGGTCGCGGACGAAGGCGTCGGAATAGCCGCCGCGGTCCAGCACGTCGCCGAGCGTCAGCGTCTCCGCCGCCGGATCCGTCAACAGGCCGGGCGCCTCGCGGTAGAAGCGCAAGAGGTCGGCGATCATCCGCCAGAAGCGCGGGCGCAGCAGGTTGCGCTTCTGCGCGAACAGGGTGCCGAGCGAGCTGCCGGCATACTCCACCCGCCCGCCGTCCAGCGAGGCGGAAAAGCTCATGTCGGTCGCCCGGGTCGCGACACCCAGATGGTCGAACAACGCCACCAGATTGGGGTAGCAGGGCTCGTTGTAGACGATGAAGCCGGTGTCGACCGGGGTGGCGGCCTCCCCCTCCACATCCACCGTGTTGGCGTGGCCGCCCGGCCGGTCCTCCTTCTCGTAGAGGGTGACGCGGTGCGTCTTCGACAGCAGCCAGGCCGCCGACAGCCCGGCGATGCCGGCGCCGATCACGGCGATGTCGAGCGGAGCCGGAGAGGAAGGGGGAGACGGGGATTGCGGCATGGGGCGGCCCTTTTCGGGGTCTTGGCTGTTTCCGGGATCGGTCTGAGGGTCGGCACCCTAACCGGAATGGGTAGGCTCGGCGTGTGATCGAGATACGGAGGCGGATCGCGGTTGGATCATCGCCACGCTCGCGCTTTCCGGTCACCCGGCGGAATGCACGGGGAGACACGGACAAAAAGACGCAGGCACCAGTGATCCGAAGCGCGGGCGTCGGCGTAACTCCAGCATGATCGCCCCCTTGGCCACCCTTCTGACCCATGCCGCCGGACCGGACCGCGCCAGATCCGGAGCACCGGGCGGCGGGTTGCCGGCACGCGGCGACGATCCGGCGGCTGCGCAGCTGTCCGCCGATCTGGTCGCGGTGGCGGCGGGCGACCGGCAGGCCTTCGCCCGGCTGTTCGCCCATTTCGCCCCGCGGGTGAAGGCCTACATGCTGAAGCTCGGCATGCCGGCGCAGCGGGCGGAGGATCTGGCGCAGGACACCCTGCTGTCGGTGTGGCGCAAGGCCGCCCTCTACGACCCGGCGAAGGCGGAGGCGGCGACCTGGGTCTTCACCATCGCCCGCAACCTGCGCATCGACGCGCTGCGCCGTGAGCGCCATCCGGAGGTGTCGGACGACGAATTGCTGGAGCATGAGGACGACCGCCCGCGCGCCGACGAACTTCTGGACGGCGACCGCCGCGCCAGCCGGCTGCGCGGCGCGCTGGCCTCGCTGACGCCGGAGCAGGCGGAGGTGGTGCGGCTGTCCTTCTTCGCCGACCTTGCCCATCCGGCGATCGCCGAACGGCTGGACGTGCCGCTGGGCACAGTGAAATCGCGCCTGCGTCTGGCCATGGTCAAGATCCGCAAGGCGTTGGGAGACGACGACCGATGACCCCCCGCCAATCCACCGCCCGCCAGATCTTCCTGCCGAACCATCACCCCAGCGACGCCTTGCTGGTGGCTTACGGCGCGGGCAGCCTGGGAGAAGGGCTGTCGCTGGCCGTCGCCGTCCATCTCACCCATTGCCCCGATTGCCGCGCCGCCTTGGCGGAGGTGGAGGCGCTGGGCGGCGCCCTGCTGGAGGATTTGCCGCCGGCCCCGCTGGAGACACTGTCGCTGGCCGCCACGCTCGACCGGCTGGACCGGGAGGAGGCGCCGGCCAATCCGTGCAAGGCCCTGCCTTCCAGGCTGCGGCTGAGCAAGCCGAACCACGTCCCCACGGCCGATACGACGCCGGCCCTGCCCCGTCCGTTGCGCACCTATGTCCCGTCGCTCGACGGCCTGCCCTGGCAGCGTCTGGCCCCGGGCGTGCGGCGGGTGGAACTGCTGCCGCGCACGGCATCCGGCGGTGCCGCCCAGCTGCTGCGCATCGCGCCCGGCACCGCCCTGCCCCACCACGGCCATGGCGGGCTGGAACTGACCGTGGTGCTCAGCGGCCATTTCGCCGACGAGCTCGGCCGCTACGGCCCCGGCGATCTGGCGGAGGTCGATGGCGAGACCAGCCACCAGCCGATCGCCGACAGCCACCGCGATTGCATCTGCCTGATCGCCACCGACGCGCCGCTGCGCTTCACCGGCCTGATGGGCCGGCTGATGCAGCCCTTCATCGGGCTGTAGGGCAGGACGTATCCACCACCTCTCTGCGGTCACGCCACCGCGGCCATTGGCGTCAGGCCGCGCGTCAGCCGGTCGACCTCGCGGTCGAACGCCTCCTGCTCGGCCTCGGACAGATCGAACTTCACATGCAGCCGGTCCTGCTCGCCGAACTTGACCCGTGCGGTGAGCGGGCGGGCCAAGCCGTCGATGCGCAGGGTCACCGTTCCGCCGGTCACCGGATCGGGGAGGCCGGTCAGCATGGCGCCGCCCGCCGACAGGTTGGCGATGGTGACGGACGCCGGGCGGGATCCCGGAACCTCCAGCACGCAGCCGATCGAGACGGCGAAGCGCGGGCGCTGGCGGCGGTCGACATCGGCGGTGGCGGTGCGGACGACGCGGATCAGCACGTTGCGCAGGGCGTCGATGCCGCCGGCGACATCGTCGGCGACGGTGCGCACCTCGTCGGCCCGGTTCTGGGTTGAATCGGCCTCGGCGGAAACCCTGCCGATCCGCATCGACACCTCCTTCGCCGCATCGCTGGTCTGGGTGACCGAACGGGCGATCTCCTGGGTCGCCGCCGCCTGCTCCTCCACCGCGGCGGCAATGGAGGACGAAATGCCGGCCACCTCGTCGATGGTCTCCGACACCTCGCCGACGGCGCCGACGGCCAATGCCGTCACGGATTCGACCTCCGAGATCAGCGAGCCGATCTCCTCGGTGGAACGGGCGGTCTGGCTGGCGAGATTCTTCACCTCGTTCGCCACCACGGCGAAGCCGCGCCCGGCATCGCCGGCCCGCGCCGCCTCGATGGTGGCGTTCAGGGCAAGCAGGTTGGTCTGGCTGGCGATGTCGCCGATCAGCCGGGCGACGGCGCCGATGCGCTCGACCGAGGCCGACAGCCGTTCGATGGTCGACCGGGCGAGGCCGGCCCGCTCCACCGCGCGGCCGGTGACCTGGGTGGCGGTGGACACCTGCATGCCGATGTCACCGATGGAGGCCGACAGCTCCTCGGTCGCGGCGGCGACGGTTTCGGCGTTGCTCAGCGCCTGCTGGGCGGCGGCGGCGACGTTCTGCGCATTGCCGCTGACCTGCACCGCCGATTCCGCCATGGCGCCCGCATTGCTGCTCATGCGGCTGGTGCGTTCCGCCACATGGTCGACGGCGACGCGGGTCTCGCGCTCCACCTTTTCCGCCATCGCCTCCAGCGCGTGGCGCCGTTCCTCCTCGCCGCGGCGGCGGGTTTCCTCCTGGGCGGCGCGCAGCCGGGCGTTCTCCTGCGCGCTCTTCTGGAAGACGCGGACGGTGTCGGCCATGTGGCCGATCTCGTCCCGGCGCCCGTCCAGACCGACCTCGACCTCCAGGGTGCCGCCGGCCAGCGCGACCATGGCGCGGCGCAGCCGGTCCATCGGGCGGATCACCGCCGCCTCCAGGAAGATGACGCAGGCCAACGCCATCAGCAGGATGGCCAGCCCGGCGCCGATCAGCGTCCAGCGCAGACCGTCGGACGTTTCCCGCACCACCTCGATGCCACCGGTCAGCTCCTTCAGCCGGTCGCCGCTGACGGCGACCACGCTGGCGCCCAGCGTCTCCAGGCTGTCGCCCATCGCGTCGGCGACGCTGTCGAACTCTCCCATGATCCGGTTGCCGGCCTCCGGCCCGCCGTCGACATAGGCCTGCGCCATCCGCCGGCCCATGTCGTAATAGGGACCGAAAGCCTTGCGGGCGCTGTCGATCTCGCCGACCACCTGGGGCAGGTTCAGTGCCCGCGCCAGTTCGGTGGCCTTGACGGTGTGCTCCTCGAACTTGCGGGCATAGTCGGCGGCCTTTTCCGGGCCGTCATTCATCCCGTCCAGCCCGCGGGTGGCCGAAATGTCGGTCAGCCATTGCTGGGTCTGCACCACGTCGTTGCGGATTTCCCAGACCAGCGACAGCAGGGGAATGACGCTGCCGACCACGTCGTGCGCGCCGCGCTGCACTTCGGACAGATGATCGGTCTGCCGGCCCATGTCACGCATGGTGAGGACGGAGGACAGGCAGACCGCGGCGAAGACGAACACCGCGACCGACACAACCTTCGCCCGGATCGAGATGATGTGCAGAATGCTACCGACAGCCATCATGATTAAGAACTTCAATGGTTAAGAGTCCGACCGGCCAGCGGAATCCGGCAAATTTTCTCATAGACTACACAAATAATTTCGTCACTGGAAAGGCTTAAGTGTGACCAATTGTGTGATAATAATCCGGATTTCATCTTGAGAAATTCTGTGAAACTGCTTCGGAAACAAAGGAACAGCCGGCGGAGTATTCGTTGCGTCAGGCTGTCTCCTGCTCCCGGGCGGCCTCGTCGGCCGGCTGGAACTGCGAGGACAGCACCTCCAACGTGGCTTCGGCGACACCGCTCAGCGCCCCGCAATGGGGATCGTCGGCGGCCCAGCCGCCATGGCTCTGCGCCTGCTGCTCCAGCAGCGAGGCGAGACGGCTGAGACGGACGGCACCGATGTTGGCAGCCGTTCCCTTCAGAGTGTGGGCGATGCGGACCAGCGGCAGATCGCCCCCCTCGACCGGCTGTCCGGCCGCATCGCGGATGGCGGCAACGCTGTCGTCCACCGTCCGCCGGAAGGCGGCCACGGTCCGCGTCCAGGCCTCCTCCCCGATCACCGCGCGCAGCGACTCGGCCTGCCCGCCATCCATCAGCGGCGCCGCACGCCAAAGCTCCGCCTCCGGCAGGAGAGCGGGGGACGGGACGGGCGGCAGGGCAGCCTGTTGCGGCGGCATGCCGCCCTCCTCCGTATCGCCCGCCATCCGCGCGTTGACCACCGACGCCAGCACGTCGAACAGATCGGCCGACACGATGGGCTTGGTCAGATAGGCGGTCATGCCGGCGGCGAGATATTCGGCGCGGTGACCGGGCATGACGTTGCCGGTCAGCGCCACGATGGGCAGGCGGCCCGCCTCGCCCGGCATGGTGCGGATGTGGCGGGTGGCGGTGACCCCATCCATCACCGGCATCTGCACATCCATCAGGACAAGATCGAATCCGCCCTCCTCCACCAGCCGCACCGCCTGGAGCCCGTCCTCCACCGCGGTCACGCGGTGGCCGGCGCGGCGCAGCATGGTGACGACGATGTCGCGGTTGATCTCGTTGTCCTCGGCGACCAGCACATGCAGACCCGCCGACTGCCCCGTCCGGCATTCGGCCGTCCCGGTTCCCGCCACGGGCTCGGGGCCGCAGGGCACGGCCAGCACGCCGGCAGACGGATCGGCGGCGGGTTCGCAGCGGACGGTGAACCAGAAGGTGCTGCCCTTGCCCTCGGCGCTGACCACGCCGATGCGTCCGCCCATCAGCGTCACCAGTTCCCGGCTGATCGCCAGCCCCAACCCGGTGCCACCGAAGCGGCGCGTGGTGGAACTGTCGGCCTGGGTGAAGCGGCGGAACAGGGTGGGCTGCACGTCCTCCGGAATGCCGATTCCGGTGTCGGCCACCTCGAAGCGCAGGAAGAAGCGGCCGCCGGCCGCCCCTGCCGAACCGGCCTCCGTCCCGGTTCCGTCCAGCCCGACCCGCACGGCGACGCCGCCGCGGTGGGTGAATTTCAGCGCGTTGCCGACCAGATTGACCAGAACCTGCCGGATGCGGCGCAGGTCGGCGCGCACCCGCTCGGGCACGGCGGGGTCGACCTCCCGCGTCAGGATCAGGCCGCGTCCGCAGGCGGTCGGTTCCAGCAGGTCGATGCTGTCGCCCAGCACGGCGCGCAGCTCGAAATCCACCGGCTCGACCTCCGCCTTGCCGGCTTCCAGCTTCGACAGGTCGAGGATGTCGTCGATGATCTGCAAAAGCGCGTTGCCCGACCGGTTGGCGACGTCCAGCAGCTGGCGCTGCTCCTCGTTCAGGTTCGGCCCCTCCACCAGGGCGAGTGCGCCCAGCACTCCGTTCATCGGCGTGCGGATCTCGTGGCTCATCGTCGCCAGGAACTCGCCCTTGGCGCGGTTCGCCTGATCGGCGGCCTCCTTGGCGCGGCGCAGGCTGGCCTCGATCTCGCGCTGGGCGGTGACGTCGCGCAGCGCGCCGGTGACGTAGCGGCGGTCGCCCTCGCGCCAGCCGGCCAGCGTCGCCTCCAGCGGGAACTCGCTGCCGTCCTTGCGGCGGCCGGTCAGCTCCCGCATCTCCGATCGCGGGACCGAGGCATCGCTCTCGCAATAGGTGGCCAGCAGCCCGTCATGGACGGCGCCGACGGCGCTCGGCATCAGCCGGGTCATCGGCCCGCCGACCACATCGGCCGCGCGGTAGCCGAACAGCCGTTCCGCCGCCCGGTTGAAGGCGTCGATCGTCCCGTTCTCGTCGATGGTGATGATCGGCTGGCCGACCGCCTCGAACATGGCGCGGTAGCGCGCCTCGCTGGAGGCCAGCCGGTTGGCGGCCAGCTCGCGCTCGGTGATGTCGGTGGCCGAGCCGCGATAGCCGCGGAAATTTCCCGTCTCGTCGAAGATCGGGCGGCCGCTGACGCTGAAATAGCGCAGGCCCGCCGCCGTCATCACCCGGTAGCGGAAGTTCCGGAACGGCTCCCGCCGCTCCATCATCCGACGGTGATTCTCCCACTTGGCGGCGTCCCCCGGCTCGCGCAGCGCCACGTCCTCCCGCCGGAGGCCGATGGGCAGCGTGCCGTTGACGACATGCGGAACCAGCGGCCCGGCCAGATTGGAGAAACGCAGGTCGGC
Protein-coding regions in this window:
- a CDS encoding ChrR family anti-sigma-E factor; the encoded protein is MTPRQSTARQIFLPNHHPSDALLVAYGAGSLGEGLSLAVAVHLTHCPDCRAALAEVEALGGALLEDLPPAPLETLSLAATLDRLDREEAPANPCKALPSRLRLSKPNHVPTADTTPALPRPLRTYVPSLDGLPWQRLAPGVRRVELLPRTASGGAAQLLRIAPGTALPHHGHGGLELTVVLSGHFADELGRYGPGDLAEVDGETSHQPIADSHRDCICLIATDAPLRFTGLMGRLMQPFIGL
- a CDS encoding PAS domain S-box protein; translated protein: MGGRLHLHGFVIAVWTATLVIAAGLWAAALTLAHYDDAEAMARAERDSGNLARVVAEQATRTIAEADQILLFLIDDYHEHGDIWTAGISQMLRQAVERSGILVQLAVIDSHGDLIHTSVEDTPVRIHLADREHFRVHVNNPSAGLFIGKPVFGRASGKWSIQLTRRVNNSDGSFAGVLVASMDPFYFSRSLEDLDVGPNGVVSIIGTDGILRARSLMNDRIVGRDVSESPTLLLARRQPTGFVRSASVIDGIPRLQSFRTLTSYPLIVTAAFDEGSFLADTRKRQRVYLLAATACSAGLIGLALLATRQTARLAALARELARSEERFRDQAETASDWFWEMDADLRFSNLAGPLVPHVVNGTLPIGLRREDVALREPGDAAKWENHRRMMERREPFRNFRYRVMTAAGLRYFSVSGRPIFDETGNFRGYRGSATDITERELAANRLASSEARYRAMFEAVGQPIITIDENGTIDAFNRAAERLFGYRAADVVGGPMTRLMPSAVGAVHDGLLATYCESDASVPRSEMRELTGRRKDGSEFPLEATLAGWREGDRRYVTGALRDVTAQREIEASLRRAKEAADQANRAKGEFLATMSHEIRTPMNGVLGALALVEGPNLNEEQRQLLDVANRSGNALLQIIDDILDLSKLEAGKAEVEPVDFELRAVLGDSIDLLEPTACGRGLILTREVDPAVPERVRADLRRIRQVLVNLVGNALKFTHRGGVAVRVGLDGTGTEAGSAGAAGGRFFLRFEVADTGIGIPEDVQPTLFRRFTQADSSTTRRFGGTGLGLAISRELVTLMGGRIGVVSAEGKGSTFWFTVRCEPAADPSAGVLAVPCGPEPVAGTGTAECRTGQSAGLHVLVAEDNEINRDIVVTMLRRAGHRVTAVEDGLQAVRLVEEGGFDLVLMDVQMPVMDGVTATRHIRTMPGEAGRLPIVALTGNVMPGHRAEYLAAGMTAYLTKPIVSADLFDVLASVVNARMAGDTEEGGMPPQQAALPPVPSPALLPEAELWRAAPLMDGGQAESLRAVIGEEAWTRTVAAFRRTVDDSVAAIRDAAGQPVEGGDLPLVRIAHTLKGTAANIGAVRLSRLASLLEQQAQSHGGWAADDPHCGALSGVAEATLEVLSSQFQPADEAAREQETA
- a CDS encoding sigma-70 family RNA polymerase sigma factor, whose amino-acid sequence is MIAPLATLLTHAAGPDRARSGAPGGGLPARGDDPAAAQLSADLVAVAAGDRQAFARLFAHFAPRVKAYMLKLGMPAQRAEDLAQDTLLSVWRKAALYDPAKAEAATWVFTIARNLRIDALRRERHPEVSDDELLEHEDDRPRADELLDGDRRASRLRGALASLTPEQAEVVRLSFFADLAHPAIAERLDVPLGTVKSRLRLAMVKIRKALGDDDR
- a CDS encoding methyl-accepting chemotaxis protein — protein: MMAVGSILHIISIRAKVVSVAVFVFAAVCLSSVLTMRDMGRQTDHLSEVQRGAHDVVGSVIPLLSLVWEIRNDVVQTQQWLTDISATRGLDGMNDGPEKAADYARKFEEHTVKATELARALNLPQVVGEIDSARKAFGPYYDMGRRMAQAYVDGGPEAGNRIMGEFDSVADAMGDSLETLGASVVAVSGDRLKELTGGIEVVRETSDGLRWTLIGAGLAILLMALACVIFLEAAVIRPMDRLRRAMVALAGGTLEVEVGLDGRRDEIGHMADTVRVFQKSAQENARLRAAQEETRRRGEEERRHALEAMAEKVERETRVAVDHVAERTSRMSSNAGAMAESAVQVSGNAQNVAAAAQQALSNAETVAAATEELSASIGDIGMQVSTATQVTGRAVERAGLARSTIERLSASVERIGAVARLIGDIASQTNLLALNATIEAARAGDAGRGFAVVANEVKNLASQTARSTEEIGSLISEVESVTALAVGAVGEVSETIDEVAGISSSIAAAVEEQAAATQEIARSVTQTSDAAKEVSMRIGRVSAEADSTQNRADEVRTVADDVAGGIDALRNVLIRVVRTATADVDRRQRPRFAVSIGCVLEVPGSRPASVTIANLSAGGAMLTGLPDPVTGGTVTLRIDGLARPLTARVKFGEQDRLHVKFDLSEAEQEAFDREVDRLTRGLTPMAAVA
- a CDS encoding NAD(P)/FAD-dependent oxidoreductase, whose protein sequence is MPQSPSPPSSPAPLDIAVIGAGIAGLSAAWLLSKTHRVTLYEKEDRPGGHANTVDVEGEAATPVDTGFIVYNEPCYPNLVALFDHLGVATRATDMSFSASLDGGRVEYAGSSLGTLFAQKRNLLRPRFWRMIADLLRFYREAPGLLTDPAAETLTLGDVLDRGGYSDAFVRDHLLPMAAAIWSTPADSMRGHPAAAFIRFCDNHGLLRITGRPVWRTVEGGSRSYVGRILADMPGALRLNCGVEGIVREENRVLLRDRRGVVRAHDHVVIATHADQALSLLEDAGEEERRLLGAFGYERNLAILHSDAALMPKRRAVWSSWNYLAEQGDGGRQGERDAVCVTYWMNRLQGFLPRERDLFVTLNPIRPPREGSILRSVLYDHPIFGMEALAAQKRLWSLQGKRRTWFAGSYFGAGFHEDGAQAGLAVAEALGGLPRPWTVANPSGRIYVGPTPAPAPVQAAGAAELETA